A window of Aricia agestis chromosome 3, ilAriAges1.1, whole genome shotgun sequence contains these coding sequences:
- the LOC121740339 gene encoding neurofilament heavy polypeptide-like: MDKRNLENTPRAGTSNGESRAPSKEGVCRVYTGAAQSASSEAEAAKAARQKAILAALGGGGDSAKKRDSPKPAPITAPAAELLTDEDVDFSQPQPNGVERMLKLMQKRKLRGDKDLPRVLLTRDVKMPPPSTGKDSLTGRDSPRGRVSQHGFDSLGRDSEDWLSDSSEMSSMSLDSEGLPALTPDRTHRKRRNTEEDMAPTLSKGVVPKSKKGRGRPPTTGQYVGLAKAQADLNREKEEALRLQAEEEVAEAARAARETRSSLLASPAPIDSDRPEQTINALAKCVETSLTTITMVATKSNNLKGTFQRLLKEAVSDIRATVAEMKNRGTTDEVRALEAQNARLQQEVESMRREVEGLRQQMTKPAEQDMRQLLSEVSRSNVETFSNMLNARLAGLESRLLPEPRLRPPLAADRVGSVTPAAVVSVEAIPEEVIPEQTPGTPKPKAKGKPAQKKTRQPVATEAPQEAPAAPEAPKAKKGRKKKKRPSMAAQEATQGGANTSAPRTEAPWTTAAGKAERGHELGRCPSAKKPAPGEDKAPTKKARQKSRPRGARAPPVSARMETDA; encoded by the exons ATGGATAAGCGCAATTTGGAAAATActccccgggcgggtaccagCAATGGAGAATCCCGTGCACCCTCGAAAGAGGGTGTCTGCCGCGTGTATACGGGGGCGGCACAAAGTGCGTCGAGTGAGGCGGAGGCTGCCAAGGCGGCGAGACAGAAGGCCATTTTGGCGGCGCTAGGAGGAGGAGGTGACAGCGCGAAGAAAcgcgacagcccgaagccggcgcccattaccgcgccggcagcggagctTTTAACGGATGAGGACGTTGACTTCAGCCAGCCGCAgcccaacggcgttgagcggatgctgaagTTAATGCAGAAGAGGAAACTGAGAGGCGACAAGGATCTGCCGCGTGTTCTtttgacacgcgacgtgaaaatgccgcctccaagTACTGGAAAGGACTCTCTGACtggtagagactcccctcgtggtcgagtctcccaacatggaTTTGACTCCCTCGGTCgtgacagcgaggactggctctcggactccagcGAAATGTCCAGCAtgtcgctggactccgagggaCTGCCCGCACTTACCCCGGATAGGACTCACCGTAAGAGACGGAACACGGAGGAAGACATGGCGCCGACCCTCAGTAAAGGGGTGGTGCCCAAATCTAAGAAaggacgcggccgcccgccaacAACCGGACAATATGTCGGTTTGGCGAAGGCGCAGGCCGACTTGAACCGAGAGAAGGAGGAGGCCCTTCGACTTCAGGCTGAAGAAGAGGTGGCCGAGGCGGCCAGGGCCGCTCGAGAGACGCGGTCTTCGCTCCTCGCGAGCCCTGCGCCCATAGACAGTGACAGGCCGGAGCAGACCATCAACGCTCTGGCTAAATGCGTGGAGACTTCGTTGACGACGATCACCATGGTCGCAACGAAGTCCAACAATTTGAAGGGGACATTTCAGCGCCTTCTTAAGGAGGCGGTCAGCGATATACGCGCGACCGTCGCCGAAATGAAGAACCGCGGAACGACAGACGAAGTAAGAGCCCTCGAAGCTCAGAATGCGCGACTCCAACAGGAGGTGGAGTCTATGCGCAGAGAAGTAGAGGGCCTACGTCAGCAGATGACAAAGCCGGCCGAGCAGGACatgcgccagctgttgtctgaggtcTCTCGCTCTAACGTAGAGACCTTCAGCAACATGCTGAACGCTCGGCTGGCCGGTCTGGAAAGCCGGCTCTTACCGGAGCCACGGCTCCGACCTCCGCTCGCGGCGGACAGAGTAGGGAGTGTTACTCCAGCCGCTGTCGTGAGTGTAGAGGCAATACCGGAGGAGGTAATACCGGAGCAGACGCCGGGGACCCCGAAGCCAAAAGCCAAGGGGAAACCGGCCCAAAAGAAGACGCGGCAGCCTGTCGCCACAGAGGCCCCACAAGAGGCCCCGGCCGCGCCCGAGGCGCCCAAGGCCAAAAAGGGCCGAAAGAAGAAAAAGCGGCCGTCAATGGCTGCTCAGGAGGCGACACAAGGGGGAGCGAACACCAGCGCCCCTCGTACTGAGGCCCCATGGACCACG gccgctggcaaGGCCGAAAGGGGGCACGAGCTGGGCAGATGTCCATCTGCTAaaaagccggcccccggagaagaCAAGGCGCCGACCAAAAAGGCCCGACAGAAGTCGAGGCCAAGGGGCGCGCGGGCTCCGCCCGTTTCCGCCCGAATGGAGACGGATGCCTAA